In the genome of Nonomuraea sp. NBC_00507, the window GCGCATGCGTCACGCCCAGGTCGGCAGCGAGCACGAGCCGGGCCCGCGGGTTGAACGCGAACGCCGTCGCGGGCCGTCCACCCGACGAGATCGCCTCCTCGACGGGCAGGATCCAGCGCTGGTCCAGCAGCGCGTCCAGCCGCTGGGAGAGCGTCGACCTGGCCAGGCCGGTGAGTTGGACCAGCTCGGCACGGGTGCGGGCCTGGCCGTCGCGCAGGATCGAGAGCAGGGCCCCCGGCGATTCATGGGTCAACGCAGCCCCTTCCGCTGAGCATTAAGTCCAAGATTACTCCAGCTTTTGATTGACCGTCGGCAGAAGTCCGATCTACGATCTCGCAACATGGAGGATATAGGCCGGAAATCGGCCGAAAACTCCCGGCTGCTGCGGATGACCGGCATCGGGAAGAGCTTCCTCGGCGTCCGGGTGCTCACAGGCGTCGACCTTGACGCGGCGCCCGGCGAGGTACACGCGGTCGTGGGCGAGAACGGCGCGGGCAAGTCCACGCTCATGAAGATCCTCGCCGGGGTGCACGCGCCCGACGAGGGCACGATCGAGATCGATGGCCGGCAGGTGTCGTTCGGCCATCCGCTGGAGGCGCAGCGGGCCGGAGTCGCGATCATCTACCAGGAGTTCAACCTGCTGCCCGAGCGCAGCGTGGCCGAGAACGTCTTCCTCGGTCGCGAGCCCTCCCGCCGCGGCCTCGTCGACGCGGCCGCCATGGTCAGGGAGACCGAGCGGCTCCTGGCGGAGCTGGGCGAGGACTCCTTCGGCCCCCGCGACCCCGTCAAACGGCTGTCCGTCGCGCAGCAGCAGGTGGTCGAGATCGTCAAGGCGCTCTCGCTGGACGCCAAGATCGTGGTGATGGACGAGCCGACGGCCGCGCTCGCCGAGCATGAGGTGGAGTTGCTGTATCGGCTGGTGCGGCGATTACAGGAGCGTGGTCTCGCGGTTCTCTACATCTCCCATCGCCTGCGCGAGGTCTTCGACCTGGCCTCCCGGGTGACCGTGCTGAAAGACGGCGCCCGCGTCGCCTGCGTGGAGACCGCCGCCACCGCTCCGGACGAGCTCATCCGCCTGATGGTCGGCCGTGATCTCGGCTCCTACTTTCCGCCCCGCTCCTCTGCCGCGGGAGAGGTCCGGCTCAGTGTCACGGGCGGCGGCAACGCTCGCTTACACGACATCTCCCTTGAATTACGCGCCGGCGAGATCGTCGGCCTCGCCGGACTGCAGGGCTCCGGGCGTACCGAACTCGTCAAGGCCCTGTTCGGCGCCGAGCCCTTCACCACCGGCACCATGACCCCCCTACGCCCGCGCTCGGTACGCGAGGGCGTCGCCGCCGGGCTCGGCCTGGTCACCGAGGACCGCAAGGCGGAGGGCCTGGCCCTGCGTCAGTCCGTCCGCGACAACGCGCTGCTCGTGGCCCGCGCCGCCGGCCGGCGGGTCCCCGCCCTGACCGCTCTGCTGGAGCGGGTACGGCTGTCGCCGTCGCGCCAGGAGCAGGAAGTCCGGTACCTGTCGGGCGGCAACCAGCAGAAGGTCGTCCTGGCCAAGTGGCTCGTCATGGCACCGGACGTGCTCCTCTTCGACGAACCCACCCGCGGCGTCGACGTCGGCGCGAAGGCGGCCATTCACGACCTGATGCGCTCGGTGGCCGAGGAGGGGACCGCGATCCTGATGATCTCTTCTGAACTGCCCGAACTGATCGGCATGAGCGACCGCATCCTCGTCCTGCGCGACGGCCGCCTGGCCGGCGAGCTCCCCGCCGGGGCTTCGGAGGAAGCCATCATGCACCTGGCCGCGGGGGAGGAGGCCTCGTGAACGCGCCGGGACCTCGTGTGGCCGAGACCCGCACCTCGCCGGGCCGCAACGGCGCGACCGGGAACGGAGGAGCCCGGCGTTCGTGGACGGTGCTCAATCCGACAAAGGTCGTCTACCTCGCGCTGGTAGCCGTCATCGCGATCGGGTGGCTGCTGGTGGCCATCGACGGCGGCAACTTCCTCACCCTGGAAACCATCGTCGGCATCCAGCAGCGATCCGCGGCCCTCGGCATCGTGGCGGTCGGCCAGACCCTGGCGATCCTGGCCGGATCGCTCGACCTCTCGGTGGCCTACCTCATCAGTCTCAGCTCCCTGGTGGCGGCCGAGATCATGGAAGCGGGCAGCGTCACGGGAGGCGTGGCGGCCGTCATCGGGATCAGCGCGCTCGTCGGCCTCGTCAACGGGCTGGTGATCACCAAGCTCAAGGTGCACGCCTTCATCGCCACCCTCGGCGTCGCGCTGATCATCAAGGGCGTCCTCGACCACCTCTACGACGGCCCGGCGGGCAAAGTGCCCGAGTCGTTCCAGCATCTCGGCTACGACCGCATCGGTC includes:
- a CDS encoding sugar ABC transporter ATP-binding protein, translating into MEDIGRKSAENSRLLRMTGIGKSFLGVRVLTGVDLDAAPGEVHAVVGENGAGKSTLMKILAGVHAPDEGTIEIDGRQVSFGHPLEAQRAGVAIIYQEFNLLPERSVAENVFLGREPSRRGLVDAAAMVRETERLLAELGEDSFGPRDPVKRLSVAQQQVVEIVKALSLDAKIVVMDEPTAALAEHEVELLYRLVRRLQERGLAVLYISHRLREVFDLASRVTVLKDGARVACVETAATAPDELIRLMVGRDLGSYFPPRSSAAGEVRLSVTGGGNARLHDISLELRAGEIVGLAGLQGSGRTELVKALFGAEPFTTGTMTPLRPRSVREGVAAGLGLVTEDRKAEGLALRQSVRDNALLVARAAGRRVPALTALLERVRLSPSRQEQEVRYLSGGNQQKVVLAKWLVMAPDVLLFDEPTRGVDVGAKAAIHDLMRSVAEEGTAILMISSELPELIGMSDRILVLRDGRLAGELPAGASEEAIMHLAAGEEAS
- a CDS encoding ABC transporter permease — its product is MNAPGPRVAETRTSPGRNGATGNGGARRSWTVLNPTKVVYLALVAVIAIGWLLVAIDGGNFLTLETIVGIQQRSAALGIVAVGQTLAILAGSLDLSVAYLISLSSLVAAEIMEAGSVTGGVAAVIGISALVGLVNGLVITKLKVHAFIATLGVALIIKGVLDHLYDGPAGKVPESFQHLGYDRIGPIPVSALLWAAVAGAAWFLLSRSRYGYRVYAVGGDVEVARLSGVRTDRVVIVTHVLCSLCAGIAGLLLASRLGAGVPTVGTDGGYDLESIAAVVLGGTALAGGKGGVAGTVGGVLLLAVLDSIFNQLEVNSFFKDVVRGVVIVAAVAIYARRRKS